Sequence from the Amaranthus tricolor cultivar Red isolate AtriRed21 chromosome 1, ASM2621246v1, whole genome shotgun sequence genome:
AGCTGCATTCAAGTTGATAGGAGAAGCTCAGAGAGTGCTTCTGGATAAGGAAAAAAGGCAGTTCTATGACCTGAAATGCAGAGCATCTTGTAAATTAGTGAGAAAAAATCAGCCCCATCAGCAGCCAAGTAGGAATTTTAATGTTGCTAAGCCGTCTGTGGTTCCGAAAAAATTTACTAGCAATTCCAACTCTCATGTCGATGTTAAGGCCTTTAATGCGACATGTCCAGGGCAGACTCAACCAGGAGGTGGTAATGGGAAAGAGACGTTTTGGACCCAATGTCCTTTCTGTGCAGTTCGGTATCAGTATTACAAGGAAATTCAGAATAGACTTCTTCGTTGTCAGAGTTGCAAGAAGCCCTTTACTGCCTATGACATGCTTGCTCATGGTACACGACCAGGAGCTGAGGCAACCCAGCATGTGTTTCCTGGGCAAAATATACCTAACGTGAATGGAAGCAAGGCTGGATCAGTAGCTAAGAACAGTTATGCTTCTAATGCTGGTTTTCAGTCTGGTAAAAAAGCTAAAGTTAGCCAGTCACAGAAATCCAGACAGGCTCCCAAAGGTTCAAACAAAGGGGATAGAAAAGCAGAACAGGGATCTAAGCCTGTTAGGAAAATAAATAGTCAGAGAAGGAAGAAACATAGTGCAGAGTCCAGGGAAAGTTTTGGATCTGAGAGTAGCCTCGATTCTGAAGAGGTAGAAATACCAACAGACTCCAGACAACAATATGACAGTGGTGAGGATTGCCGTTCTAGAAAATCAAACAGGAACAAACGAAATGTTTCATACAAGTATGATGCCAGTGATGAGGAGGAAATCATTAACCCTTCGAAAAAGGCAAAAGAGACTGGTTCATCCTGCCCCGCAAAAAAAGTCGATGTAAATGCTTCAGAAAAGAGACAGGAACCTGACCCTTCAAAGCAAGAAAGTAAGAAGGTTGAATGCAATAAATCTGACATGGGTGAGTCGACCAAGAAAAACTATGAAGCTGATGATGACTACTTCTTAGCATCAAGTCCTGAAGAAATTCCCGAGCCAGAATATCATGAATATCCAGATCCAGAATTTTGTGACTTTGACAAGTTCAGGGGAGAGAAATGCTTTAAAGTTGGGCAGGTGTGGGCTGCTTATGATACTTTTGATGCAATGCCTAGATTTTATGCCAAGATCAGGAAAATTTTTCCTGGAAGATTTAAGCTGCGTATAACCTGGCTTGAGGCAGATCCTGACGATACACTCGGGATAGAGTGGGCCAATGTGGAATTGCCGTATTCAAATGGTAAGTTTACATATGGTAATTCAGAAAATACTGCAGATCGTCTTATGTTCTCCCATGAGGTTACTTGGAATAACGGGGAAGGTAAAGATTCTGTCTTGATATATCCTATGAAAGGGGAGATATGGGCCCTGTTCAAGATTTGGGATGCCAATTGGTATTTAACTTTAGAGAAGGACACAAAGTTA
This genomic interval carries:
- the LOC130817301 gene encoding uncharacterized protein LOC130817301 produces the protein MECNKEEALRAKEISLKKMEAKDFVGARKFALKAQQLYPEMENMSQMLCVCDVHCSAETKIVGNESDWYGILQIEQTADEAMIRKQYRKFALLLHPDKNKFFGAEAAFKLIGEAQRVLLDKEKRQFYDLKCRASCKLVRKNQPHQQPSRNFNVAKPSVVPKKFTSNSNSHVDVKAFNATCPGQTQPGGGNGKETFWTQCPFCAVRYQYYKEIQNRLLRCQSCKKPFTAYDMLAHGTRPGAEATQHVFPGQNIPNVNGSKAGSVAKNSYASNAGFQSGKKAKVSQSQKSRQAPKGSNKGDRKAEQGSKPVRKINSQRRKKHSAESRESFGSESSLDSEEVEIPTDSRQQYDSGEDCRSRKSNRNKRNVSYKYDASDEEEIINPSKKAKETGSSCPAKKVDVNASEKRQEPDPSKQESKKVECNKSDMGESTKKNYEADDDYFLASSPEEIPEPEYHEYPDPEFCDFDKFRGEKCFKVGQVWAAYDTFDAMPRFYAKIRKIFPGRFKLRITWLEADPDDTLGIEWANVELPYSNGKFTYGNSENTADRLMFSHEVTWNNGEGKDSVLIYPMKGEIWALFKIWDANWYLTLEKDTKLEFEFVEILSEYDATVGIRVAQLGKLKGFASLFCRKNETEIQIPPTELLKFSHKVPSCRMRGDEREGVPKDSFELDPASLSMNVLEEFSLPRSNKNACSANAKFEGLIPGVVRERVNLSAFTNTGTHL